Proteins encoded by one window of Aedes albopictus strain Foshan unplaced genomic scaffold, AalbF5 HiC_scaffold_128, whole genome shotgun sequence:
- the LOC109404192 gene encoding valacyclovir hydrolase, with product MNILGIFPFRGGALKPLAGLIPAAIRHLNTCPPPPPPIERTLKIGQHKVNFVEAGAGEKGVILLPGALGTAWTDFKPQIEQLPVLLPNHKIIAWDPPGYGKSRPPEKEFGLDFYERDAEAAAGLMEKMGFEGGFSVAGWSDGGITGMILAGRKPSQVEKLVIWGSNAYIAPKEAEIYENIRDVSKWSARMREPMEKVYGVDGFPKVWSAWVDGMLGIYKHRNGNICKELLDKILAPTFILHGAKDPMIVPEHVPHLQSSIANTSLHVFPEGKHNIHLKYAEEFNKLVSDFIQK from the exons ATGAATATTCTCGGAATTTTCCCGTTCCGCGGCGGCGCACTAAAGCCGCTCGCCGGTTTGATTCCGGCCGCCATCCGGCACCTGAATACGTGCCCGCCGCCGCCTCCGCCCATTGAACGGACACTGAAAATCGGCCAGCACAAAGTAAATTTCGTCGAAGCCGGTGCCGGCGAGAAGGGAGTAATCCTGCTGCCGGGAGCCCTCGGAACAGCTTGGACGGATTTCAAGCCCCAGATCGAGCAGCTTCCGGTGCTGCTACCGAACCACAAGATCATCGCGTGGGATCCGCCCGGCTACGGAAAGTCCCGTCCCCCGGAGAAGGAGTTCGGGTTGGATTTCTACGAGAGGGACGCCGAGGCGGCTGCTGGGCTGATGGAGAAGATGGGGTTCGAAGGGGGCTTTTCCGTTGCCGGTTGGAGCGACGGTGGCATCACCGGGATGATTTTGGCCGGCCGGAAACCATCGCAGGTGGAAAAGCTGGTCATCTGGGGATCGAATGCTTACATTGCACCAAAGGAGGCGGAAATTTATGAAA ATATTAGAGACGTAAGCAAATGGTCCGCCAGGATGCGAGAACCGATGGAGAAGGTGTACGGAGTGGACGGCTTTCCTAAGGTCTGGTCCGCCTGGGTTGATGGAATGCTCGGGATCTACAAGCATCGCAATGGGAACATCTGCAAGGAGTTGCTGGATAAGATCCTAGCTCCGACGTTTATTCTTCATGGAGCGAAAGATCCGATGATCGTGCCGGAACATGTGCCACATCTGCAGAGCTCGATAGCCAACACCTC GCTTCACGTGTTTCCTGAAGGTAAGCACAATATCCACTTGAAGTATGCCGAAGAGTTCAACAAGCTGGTAAGTGATTTCATTCAAAAGTGA